From the genome of Arthrobacter sp. SLBN-122:
CCGGCCCGGCGCAGTTGCCGCCGGCTGCTGCCGAGGTGACATAGGCAGCCACACTGACGGCCCGGCATTGCCGGGCCATTGCCTGCACCCAAAGGAACATTCCCCATGTCATCGCCCTCTTTGACGCTCCCGTCCCAGGAACGCCCCGCGGCCCGCCGCCGGCTTCTGGAGATCCTCGGCGCCCTGGCCATCGCGGCCACCTATGTCTACCTGGTGCTCAACCAGCCCGCAGACATCACCGGAGGTCCGGGCAGCGCATCGGCCCTGATCGCCCTCACCGGCTTCCTGGCAGGCGCGGTCCTGCTGATCGTCGCCGTCCTGCCCACGCTGGCGGCCTCTACTCTGGTGCTGATCCCGGTGGCGTTGGTCCTGAACATCGTGCTCGGCCAGTTCGTGGGCAGCACCCTGGTTCCCTTCTACCTCGACGCCATCGGCACGGTGCTGATTGCCGTCCTGGCCGGACCGGCCGCCGGCGCCGCCACGGGCGCGCTCAGCAGCATCGTCTGGTCCTTCTTCAACCCCACGGTGCTTCCGTTCGCCGCAGGCGCCGCGCTGATCGGGTGCCTGGCCGGGCTGGCAGCACGCTACGGCCTGTTCCGCCGCTTCTACCTGGCTCCCGTGGCCGGCTTCGTTACCGGGATCATCGCCGGCGTGGTCTCCGCCCCGGTAGCCGCCTTCGTCTTCGGCGGAACCTCGGGCGTGGCCACGGGTGCGATCGTCAGCGCCTTCCGGGCCATGGGCGACACCCTCCTGGCCGCCATCACCAAGCAGGCGCTGATCTCCGACCCCATGGACAAGGCCATCGTGTTCACCATCGTGGCCATCCTGGTCTATGCCCTGCCCCGCCGGGCCCGCCAGCAGTTCCCCTTCATCCGGCGCCACCGGGTCCTGGCCGGCAGCGCGCCTGCGGCTGACGTTCCCGCCCGGGATTTGGCCCAGGGTTCGGCACAGGGGACCGCCCCGGACTCCGCACGGAAGGGCTGACCATACCCCTGTGACGGCATCATCGGCAGGCAGGACGGCAACGGCGGCCAAACGCGGACGGCTCAACCCGCTGACCTCGCTGACCGCTGCGGCGGCCACAGCGGCCATTACGACGGCGGGCGGCAGCTGGCCGCTGTCCCTCGCCGTGGCTGCCGCGTGCGTTGGCCTGTCCGTGGCGGGCGGCACGGCCCGCCGGGTGCTGCCGGCGGCTGCAGCAGTCCTGGTTCCGCTGGGCCTGTCACTGCTGTGGCTGCATGGGCTGTTCTTCCCCGAAGGACGGACTGTGCTGGCAGCGTGGGGACCTGCCCGGATCACGACAGAAGGCCTGGACTTCGCCGGGCAGCGGATCCTGCTGCTGGCCGCCGTGGTCCTGGCCCTGCTGCTGTTCTCCTTCAGCGTCGATGTCCCCGACCTCGTGGCCGCCTTGTCCGCCCGCGGGGTGCAGGGCCGGTTCGCTTTCGTCCTGGCCTCCACCCTGACCCTGCTCCCTGCCATCGCCGCCAGGGCACGGCGCATCCGCCAGGCCCAGGAATCGCGCGGCCTGGTGGTCTCCCGGAGCTTGGTGTCCAGGCTGGGCGCCTTCCGGCTGCAGGCCGTTCCGCTGGTCCTCTCCCTGATTGAAGACGCCGGCATCCGCGCTGCGGCGCTGGAAGCCCGAGGGCTCAGCAACACCGGGCCGAGGACCAGCTACCGTGAGGTGGCTGATTCCGGCCTGCAGCGGGCAGCACGCACCGTCCTGGTGATGGCGGCCCTGGCGGCAGTGGTTCTCCGAGTGGTCCAGGCGGGTGCCGGTGGCTGAGCCCGTGGTGACCAGCGGCCCAGGTAATGCGGGCAAAGCAAGTAATGCCGGCGTGCCAGGCAAACCGGTACTGGCAGCCGGGATCCGGCACTTCACCTTCCACGACGGCCAGGCCCCGGCCCTGCACGATGTAACCGTGTCCTTTGCGCCGGGCTCCTTCACGGCCATCCTGGGCGCCTCCGGCAGCGGGAAATCAACCCTGGGCCGGTTGCTGGCCGGCTGGCTGCCTCCGGGCGGCCACGGGACACTGGCAGGGTTCCTCGAGTTGTCGGGCACGCGGCTGGAGTTCGACGGCGGCCCGGGGGACTCCCGGATCGATCCCGCCCAGTGGGGCCGGCACGTGGGCTTTGTCCCGCAGGACCCCGCTGCCGTCCTGTCTACCGTGCGGGCCACTGTGGCGGAGGAACTGGCGTTCGGACTGGAAAATACCGGCACGGAGCGCGCTGACATGCAGGTGGCTGTAGAACGCACAGCCGGGCTGCTGGGACTTCGGAACCAACTGGACCAGGACCCCGCCCAGCTCTCAGGTGGCCAGCTGCGCCGCCTGGCCATCGGCTGCGCCATCATCGCCGGACCGCCCGTACTGGTCATGGACGAGCCCTTTGCCTCCCTGGACACGGCTGGCGCGGACAGTCTTGCCGCCCTGGTCCGGGACCTGCTGAAGCGGGGTACCGCCGTCGTCATCCTCAGCCAGATTGTGGACCCGCTGCTGCTGGGCGCCGACACCTGGATGGTGCTGTCTGATGGCACGGTCATCGCGTGTGGGCCTCCCGCCGGCACGGGAACCCGACAAACCGAAAGCGGGAACGGCCTGGGCATGCTGCCCTGGGCAATCCGGCGTCCGGCCAAACGGGACGCTGACGCGCCGCCAAGGCCGCCTGCAGGGCAACTGTCGGGACCGCCAGCGTTGCAGCTCCGCGGTGTGTCCTTTGCGTACCCGGGGCCACAAACCAACGGCAAAAGACGCGGCAAACGATGGGGCAAGGCGGCACGGACGGAGGCGCCGAACCATGGCACCCCGGTGCTGCAGGACGTCCACCTGGCGGTGCAGCCCGGGGAAATCGTGGCGGTTACCGGGCCCAACGGCACCGGCAAATCCACGCTCCTGCGGCACTTCAACGGCCTGCTGCGGCCCACCGCGGGAACTGTCCTGGTCCGCGGCAATGACATTTCCGGCGCGCCCGTTGGAAGGACCGCGGCAGCCGTGGGCCTCCTGTTCCAGCAGCCGCGCGACCAGCTGTTTGAACGGACCGTACTGCGGGAGGTCAGCTTCGGGCTGGACCGCCTGGTGGGTCCGGACATGGCTGCAGGACGGGCCGTTGCAGCCCTTCAGGCAGTCGGCCTGGCGAAGGCCGCCGCCGAGCACCCCGCCGAGCTGCCGGCCTCAGCCCAGCGCCTCCTGGCGCTGGCCACCGTCCTGGCGCGCAGGCCCGCCGTCCTGGCGCTGGACGAGCCCACCGTGGCACTGGACGGCGACGGACTGGCCCTGCTGGACGCCGCCGTTGGATCCGCTGCAGCGGAGGGCGCCGCCGTCGTGCTGGTCACCCATGACTTGGGCTACGCACGGACGGTGGCGCACCGCATCCTGATGCTCGACGGCGGCCGGTTGGCGCCGGCCTGACCGTCGGTATGACGGCGGCCGGCAGTGCGCGCCCGCCAGTGGGCGGGCGCGCCAATCCGCCTAGCCTGCGGCGGGGGACGCGACGCCCGGCGCCAGGAAGCGCTTGCCATTCACCCGCTCGGAGGCCCCCACCCGGTCCAGGTAGGGGGTGATGCCGCCCAGGAACATCGGCCAGCCGGCGCCCAGGATCATGCAGAGGTCGATGTCCTCCGGACCGGCGACGACGCCCTCATCCAGCATGAGGCCGATTTCCTCAGCCAGGGCATCCTGGACGCGGCGCAGCACCTGCTCGCCAGCGGAAGGGCTGGAGCCAAAGGACAGCATTTCCAGCGTGGAAGCGGGGATGGCCCGGGTGCCATCCGGGGAAGTCTCCCACAGTGCCTTGACGTTGTTGTCGATGAGCTTCTTGAGATTGGTGGATACCGGGAAACGGTCGCCGAACGCGGCGTGCAGCGATTCCTGGACGTGCTGCGCCACGGGAAGGCCCACCATGGCCAGCAGCGTGAACGGCGTCATGGGCAGCCCCATGGGCCGGAGCGCATTGTCCGCCACCTCTGCCGGCGTGCCCTCATCAAAGGCGGCCGTGACTTCCCCCATGAGCCTCAGTAGGATGCGGTTGACCACGAATGCAGCGGCATCCTTGACCAGCACCCCGGTCTTCTTCAGGGACCTGGCCAGCTCGAAAGCGGTGGCCAGCACGGCGTCGTCGGTCCGCGGGGCCCGGACGATCTCCAGCAGCGGCATCACAGCCACGGGATTGAAGAAGTGGAACCCCACCAGCCGCTCAGGGTGTTGCAGGTCCGCGGCCATTTCCGTCACCGAGAGCGAGGACGTGTTCGTGGCCAGGATGCACTCCGGCGACACGATGGCCTCCAGTTCGGCGAAGACCTGCTTCTTGATGTGCAGTTCCTCAAAGACCGCCTCAATCACGAAGTCGGCGTCGGCGAAGACATCCTTTGACACCGAACCCGTCACCAGGGCCTTGGTGCGGTTGGCCGCGTCCTGGCTGACGCGCTTTTTCGCCAGCAGCTTGTCCACCTCGGCGTGGACGTAGGCCACGCCCTTGTCCACACGCGCCTGGTCGATGTCAGTCAGGACCACAGGCACCTTCAGCTGGCGGGCGAAGAGCAGGGCCAGCTGGCCGGCCATCAGCCCGGCGCCAACCACGCCCACTTTGGTGACGGGACGGGCCAGCCTGCGGTCAGGGGCGCCGGCCGGGCGCTTGGCCCGCTTCTGCACCAGGTCCAGGAAGGCATAAACAGTGGAGCGGAACTCGTCCGTCTGCATCAGCTCAGCCAGGGTTTCGCATTCCATCGCGGCGGATTCCGATGCCGTCATGGTGCGGTTCGCCTCGAGGATATCCAGGACCTTGGCGGGTGCGGGGGACGCGTTGGAGGTCTTGGCCTCAACGAACGCCCGGCCGGCCTCCACCGCGGCGGCCCAGCGGGTTGCCGCCTCAGGAGAGGAAGGGTCGACGGCGTTGGCCTGCTGCGGGACCACGTCACCGGAGATGACACCGGCGGCCCAGGCAAGCGACTGCTCCAGGAAGTCGGCAGGCTCGAAGAGGGCGTCGGCGATGCCCAGCGTGAACGCCTCCGCACCGGACAGTGTCCGGTTGTTGCTGAGCGGGTTCTCGATCATGACCTTCACGGCATTCTCCGGGCCCAGCAGGCGGGGGAGGATGTAGACGCCGCCCCAGCCGGGC
Proteins encoded in this window:
- a CDS encoding ECF transporter S component, which translates into the protein MSSPSLTLPSQERPAARRRLLEILGALAIAATYVYLVLNQPADITGGPGSASALIALTGFLAGAVLLIVAVLPTLAASTLVLIPVALVLNIVLGQFVGSTLVPFYLDAIGTVLIAVLAGPAAGAATGALSSIVWSFFNPTVLPFAAGAALIGCLAGLAARYGLFRRFYLAPVAGFVTGIIAGVVSAPVAAFVFGGTSGVATGAIVSAFRAMGDTLLAAITKQALISDPMDKAIVFTIVAILVYALPRRARQQFPFIRRHRVLAGSAPAADVPARDLAQGSAQGTAPDSARKG
- a CDS encoding energy-coupling factor transporter transmembrane component T family protein — translated: MTASSAGRTATAAKRGRLNPLTSLTAAAATAAITTAGGSWPLSLAVAAACVGLSVAGGTARRVLPAAAAVLVPLGLSLLWLHGLFFPEGRTVLAAWGPARITTEGLDFAGQRILLLAAVVLALLLFSFSVDVPDLVAALSARGVQGRFAFVLASTLTLLPAIAARARRIRQAQESRGLVVSRSLVSRLGAFRLQAVPLVLSLIEDAGIRAAALEARGLSNTGPRTSYREVADSGLQRAARTVLVMAALAAVVLRVVQAGAGG
- a CDS encoding ABC transporter ATP-binding protein, producing the protein MPGKPVLAAGIRHFTFHDGQAPALHDVTVSFAPGSFTAILGASGSGKSTLGRLLAGWLPPGGHGTLAGFLELSGTRLEFDGGPGDSRIDPAQWGRHVGFVPQDPAAVLSTVRATVAEELAFGLENTGTERADMQVAVERTAGLLGLRNQLDQDPAQLSGGQLRRLAIGCAIIAGPPVLVMDEPFASLDTAGADSLAALVRDLLKRGTAVVILSQIVDPLLLGADTWMVLSDGTVIACGPPAGTGTRQTESGNGLGMLPWAIRRPAKRDADAPPRPPAGQLSGPPALQLRGVSFAYPGPQTNGKRRGKRWGKAARTEAPNHGTPVLQDVHLAVQPGEIVAVTGPNGTGKSTLLRHFNGLLRPTAGTVLVRGNDISGAPVGRTAAAVGLLFQQPRDQLFERTVLREVSFGLDRLVGPDMAAGRAVAALQAVGLAKAAAEHPAELPASAQRLLALATVLARRPAVLALDEPTVALDGDGLALLDAAVGSAAAEGAAVVLVTHDLGYARTVAHRILMLDGGRLAPA
- a CDS encoding 3-hydroxyacyl-CoA dehydrogenase NAD-binding domain-containing protein yields the protein MSAADFRKLADLFPNETVTHSYVQDIALPGTAGQPGPGTFALVTLDNDLDHSKPTTLGPNTLVELGTVLEGLRERAARGEIVGVGVTGKPHYLVAGADLSAVKSLEQREHGLWMAQLGHDVYATLANLGVPSFAFINGAALGGGLEIALQSTYRTVSTGAGALALPEAFLGLVPGWGGVYILPRLLGPENAVKVMIENPLSNNRTLSGAEAFTLGIADALFEPADFLEQSLAWAAGVISGDVVPQQANAVDPSSPEAATRWAAAVEAGRAFVEAKTSNASPAPAKVLDILEANRTMTASESAAMECETLAELMQTDEFRSTVYAFLDLVQKRAKRPAGAPDRRLARPVTKVGVVGAGLMAGQLALLFARQLKVPVVLTDIDQARVDKGVAYVHAEVDKLLAKKRVSQDAANRTKALVTGSVSKDVFADADFVIEAVFEELHIKKQVFAELEAIVSPECILATNTSSLSVTEMAADLQHPERLVGFHFFNPVAVMPLLEIVRAPRTDDAVLATAFELARSLKKTGVLVKDAAAFVVNRILLRLMGEVTAAFDEGTPAEVADNALRPMGLPMTPFTLLAMVGLPVAQHVQESLHAAFGDRFPVSTNLKKLIDNNVKALWETSPDGTRAIPASTLEMLSFGSSPSAGEQVLRRVQDALAEEIGLMLDEGVVAGPEDIDLCMILGAGWPMFLGGITPYLDRVGASERVNGKRFLAPGVASPAAG